One Helianthus annuus cultivar XRQ/B chromosome 12, HanXRQr2.0-SUNRISE, whole genome shotgun sequence genomic region harbors:
- the LOC110892555 gene encoding ethylene-responsive transcription factor ERN1, with the protein MRKRKDAEGEDMENSSNTKANWDQSNNGGGPLVGGPIRARKRFVGVRQRPSGRWVAEIKDTIQQIRVWLGTFDTAEEAARAYDEAACLLRGSNTRTNFWPCNPSKKSPALSSKITKLMLQRLKAKNGVSLENIGAFNTSMTSSHSLQNHKLQESTHVQDSDFNQIFDIPDATSDSFSASSEYCSRNDVLGENYLVGDEPKVEENKEIDLGLTDLLCVDNVVDSSINYSLFEIADEITKENYIEDPSILSEAMKRMKFERNVLASLYAFNGISECLKMTENPKHEKLSTLGPNHNVENDLGNVVEEKSENGHSFTSMESFSSSSSKEGDEAYLWSSFDLDSLDMFFRGSN; encoded by the coding sequence ATGAGGAAAAGGAAGGATGCTGAGGGAGAAGATATGGAAAATAGTAGCAACACTAAAGCCAATTGGGATCAGTCAAACAACGGTGGCGGGCCACTGGTCGGAGGCCCCATACGCGCACGAAAACGCTTCGTTGGTGTACGCCAACGGCCCTCAGGAAGATGGGTGGCCGAGATTAAAGACACCATACAACAAATAAGAGTATGGTTAGGGACGTTTGATACCGCTGAGGAGGCTGCTAGAGCTTATGATGAAGCGGCGTGTTTGCTTCGCGGATCAAACACTCGAACCAATTTTTGGCCGTGTAATCCATCTAAAAAATCTCCCGCTCTTTCTTCCAAAATCACTAAGCTTATGCTTCAAAGACTTAAAGCAAAGAATGGTGTCAGTCTTGAAAATATTGGTGCTTTTAACACTTCAATGACCTCTTCACATTCTTTACAAAATCATAAACTTCAAGAGTCAACCCATGTTCAAGATTCTGACTTTAACCAAATCTTTGACATCCCAGATGCTACTAGTGATAGTTTTAGTGCAAGTTCTGAATATTGTTCAAGAAATGATGTTTTAGGTGAGAATTATTTAGTTGGAGATGAGCCTAAAGTGGAGGAAAACAAAGAGATTGACTTGGGTTTGACCGATTTATTATGCGTTGACAATGTTGTTGATTCATCCATCAACTATTCTCTATTTGAGATTGCAGATGAGATAACCAAAGAAAACTACATTGAGGACCCATCCATCCTTAGTGAAGCCATGAAGAGAATGAAGTTCGAAAGGAATGTTTTGGCTTCTCTTTACGCATTTAACGGGATATCTGAATGTTTGAAGATGACGGAGAACCCAAAGCATGAAAAGTTATCAACACTTGGTCCGAATCATAACGTAGAAAATGATTTAGGTAACGTAGTAGAAGAGAAATCCGAGAATGGGCATAGTTTCACTAGTATGGAATCATTTTCGTCTTCGAGTAGCAAGGAAGGAGATGAAGCTTATCTTTGGAGTTCTTTTGATCTTGATTCACTAGATATGTTCTTTAGAGGATCAAACTAA